The window TTTCTTCTGTCACCTTTATAGCTTTATCCGGCACAGGACAATGCTCTTCGCATACAATGCAATCTGACTTATGATTCCATGGAAGACATATCGACCTGTCTACCATGGCCGTGCCCAGCTTTATGGTTAACTTGCGCGAATGAGACAGTTCCGTGATAGCCCCTGTCGGGCACACGCTCCCGCAAAGAGTGCATTGATATTCGCAATAACCTATCTCGGGAACAAGAGCAGGGGTCCACAGGCTTTCAACCCCTGCCTGCAGCATTACAGGCTGAAGTCCGTTGGTCGGGCATACCTTCATGCAGTTACCGCATCTTATACAGCGGTCATTAAAATCTTTTTCTTTCAAGGCTGCCGGTGGCCTTATAACCGGGCCGGCACCTTTTTTCATGTTAGGGTTCCGCCTTTTGTATCCCAGCGCGAAAATGGAAGTAAGCAAAAGAAAAAGAAAACTTTTGCGTGAAAGGCCTCTACCCTCCTCCCTGTCATCCCCTTCTTGGGCTTTTTGCCGTTTTATAAATGAAAACCGGGTGGTTTTCTGGGGACAGGAATAAATGCAATCCATGCAGAGAATACATTCACCGGAGTTATAAGAAGCTGCTCCGGTTATGGCCCCTGTCCTGCACATCTCCACGCACACACCGCAATCAGTGCATTTATCCACTACACGCCGAAGAAGTGAAAATCTTGCCACCAGCGCGTAAAAAGCACCCAGGGGGCACACGCTCCTGCACCATAACCTTGAGATGAATAGTGACCCCCCGCAGACAGCGGCAAACACAGCAAATATTATAAGTGAATTCGAAAAATAATGGACATTTACCCCGAGAAAGGTGGTTTTCAGACCACGGTAGAGGTCATAAAAACCACCATATAGTTCAAAATTCCGGATGATCAATACGAACGTCCTGTCGATAAGTAACGTCACCGTTGGTATCAGATTGAGCGAGACGAACCTCGCGACTATTGTCATCGGGTCAAGTACCCATGCTAGCTGTATACCAGCAAGCGCGAATATGAAAATAACGCCCAGGATAATGAATTTTCCCTTGCGGATCCTGCTATTCAAACCGTTATCAGGGATATATTTCCGCTTTTTAAGAGCCCCTGTTACATCAATCATCGTACCCAGGGGGCAAACCCATCCGCAGTAGAACCTGCCGAAAATGAACGTGAGCACCAGCATCAGCCCCGCAAAAATGAGACCGGCCAGGAGTACTCTTTCGCTAATTGATGTAAAGAGCATGATCGAAGGGTTCGTCTTAAAAAAAGTCTCTGGCGGCAATAACCCCGTCAATGGATAGGTGGTTGACCATAGTATATATATGAAAAGCAGCAGGAAAAAGCCTTGGGAGACCCTTCGCAAAAAGATGAGTTTTTTCATCTGCCCCCCTTGACCTTGAGTATATCCGCCTTGGTCAGGTCAGCCGACCCGTAGCCGAGCCTGACGGCCTGTTCAATATAGGTTATGGACATGGGATCCCTGTCCACAAGCGTGCAGGCATAGGAATCGGCGAGAACGGGATCGGTGCCCGCGATAACTGTGTCCATCCTTGCGACATCATCAAGACTGCCCCCGCTGGGTCCGTTCCTCAAAAGCACCCGAGTAGCATCGATCACGGTTAGTTCCGGACTTATGTAATCGGTCAGGTCCGCGAGCTTGCGCCCTATTCCCGCATGGATCAGCCCCCGGGTACCGCTGCAAACGCCCATAAGGTTCTTCATCGAGAGCGTGAGCCCTGTTAGCCTGTGATGCTTGAGAATGGGCACGTTTATGAAGACGTCACATTCAACCGCTTCCCTGTAGATCGGCCAGTCATGCATGGGGCTGCGATAGGGGAACTCTGCTTT of the Candidatus Omnitrophota bacterium genome contains:
- a CDS encoding 4Fe-4S binding protein, producing the protein MKKLIFLRRVSQGFFLLLFIYILWSTTYPLTGLLPPETFFKTNPSIMLFTSISERVLLAGLIFAGLMLVLTFIFGRFYCGWVCPLGTMIDVTGALKKRKYIPDNGLNSRIRKGKFIILGVIFIFALAGIQLAWVLDPMTIVARFVSLNLIPTVTLLIDRTFVLIIRNFELYGGFYDLYRGLKTTFLGVNVHYFSNSLIIFAVFAAVCGGSLFISRLWCRSVCPLGAFYALVARFSLLRRVVDKCTDCGVCVEMCRTGAITGAASYNSGECILCMDCIYSCPQKTTRFSFIKRQKAQEGDDREEGRGLSRKSFLFLLLTSIFALGYKRRNPNMKKGAGPVIRPPAALKEKDFNDRCIRCGNCMKVCPTNGLQPVMLQAGVESLWTPALVPEIGYCEYQCTLCGSVCPTGAITELSHSRKLTIKLGTAMVDRSICLPWNHKSDCIVCEEHCPVPDKAIKVTEERHNGKIFKKPFVDPTLCVGCGICQAKCPVRPDRAIRVDPSTADRL